Proteins encoded within one genomic window of Mya arenaria isolate MELC-2E11 chromosome 13, ASM2691426v1:
- the LOC128215200 gene encoding cysteinyl leukotriene receptor 2-like has translation MAYLKLQYSHLLWSFTDFENAAETLKWGFWLKTVLTPIIVFAGIIGNILSFVVMKSKALRHKSYSQYLCALAVFDTLTLIIRQIRSIDEYFQQNSSSGVIFHNFDDIGCKIFNFAEHICYLMSSWLIVLMALERLIAVCMPFKKFLIRRRSGATLAIIVLFVSMSLSQAFRLVMVEQLESRNCGASDSFIELYSNLHIYFYHMTLTFILPVTFVLVCNGLVLYQIFKIRHEINSRHHRAMRKTHRTTSMLLTVSFTYLGTLLPLLTLSLTLDMIVKARGPDAYPFYVALSPYLDIAIVVSLINYAANFLIYILSGKNFRYELKKCFCRQRTSMRSVTVRNSKETKEEIIRL, from the coding sequence ATggcatatttaaaattacagTATTCACATTTGCTCTGGTCTTTTACAGATTTCGAGAACGCTGCAGAGACGTTAAAATGGGGATTTTGGCTGAAGACCGTCTTAACTCCAATAATAGTGTTTGCAGGAATCATCGGCAACATCCTTTCTTTTGTCGTCATGAAATCAAAAGCCTTGCGTCATAAATCTTACTCGCAGTATCTGTGTGCCCTTGCCGTCTTTGATACTCTAACGCTGATTATCCGACAAATACGATCCATTGATGAATACTTCCAACAGAACTCCTCTTCAGGAGTAATATTTCACAATTTCGACGATATCGGCTGCAAGATATTCAATTTTGCGGAACACATTTGTTATCTTATGTCATCATGGCTTATAGTTTTAATGGCTTTGGAAAGACTCATTGCGGTCTGTATGCCATTCAAAAAGTTCCTAATAAGGCGAAGATCAGGGGCAACACTGGCTATTATcgtgttgtttgtttccatgaGTCTTAGTCAGGCATTTCGCCTCGTTATGGTTGAACAGCTTGAGTCCAGAAACTGTGGAGCAAGTGACAGTTTCATCGAGCTGTACTCCAATCTACACATTTACTTCTACCACATGACTCTTACGTTTATTCTACCGGTGACATTCGTTCTGGTTTGTAACGGACTCGTTCTCTaccaaatattcaaaatacgACACGAAATCAACTCGCGGCACCACCGTGCCATGCGGAAAACACACCGAACAACATCTATGCTTCTGACAGTTTCGTTTACTTACCTCGGGACCTTGTTACCGCTACTGACATTGTCGTTGACTCTTGACATGATTGTGAAAGCGAGGGGGCCGGACGCATATCCATTTTATGTTGCGCTGTCACCATACCTTGACATTGCTATTGTGGTGTCCCTTattaactacgctgcaaatTTCTTAATTTACATTTTGTCAGGAAAGAACTTCAGGTATGAGCTTAAAAAATGCTTCTGCAGACAAAGAACTTCTATGCGAAGCGTAACAGTTAGAAACAGCAAGGAAACAAAGGAAGAAATTATTCGTCTGTGA